CTGGTAGGAATCGCACTGGGAGCTGGATGGACGCCCATTCGAAGCATGTAGGAAATCGTGCCCATGAGCCGCTCCCTCTACCGGGACAGGCAGGTCCAGCCCCTCGCCCTCCAGGAAACCCATGGCCCCCTTACTGTCCGCCTGGAATGGGGATATGCGGACGCCAATATCATTTTGATCGGTTATCGGATCCGGAGCACACCCAGCGCGATCACGCCCTATCGAATCCTCCTTCAGGACGCAGGAGGACGGACGCTCCCTTATATCACCAGCCAGGGCGTGGCAGGCGCTTCACAGATTTTCGGTCTCTCCCTTCCGGCCGGGGAGTCCGTTTTCATCGCCGCTTCCGATCCATGGGCTCTCCCCGGCTGGCCAGCTGACTACTCGGATGAATTATCCCTCCGTCTGATCATGGAGCTGGTTCCGACCGCTCCGCAGATGCCGGCTTCGCCATCTTTATCCAATCCCGCACCGGGAACCCAGGTTCCTGCAACGGCGATCCATACCCCTGCTGACGTTTCTCTTTCTCCTTTCGTCTTCACGTTCTCGCTCCGGGTGCTTCCTGGCGAAGCCTGGGGATCTCCTCAAACAACACAGGCGGGAGGGATCTCCCTCACCCTGACCCGCTGGGTTCGATCCCCTTCTGGAGCCCGGGCCCGTCTGTGCTTCTCCCCCGCGGATCCTCACCGGCAATGGCTTCCCATCGCGGAGTGGATCATCCCCGGAGCGGTGATCCCCGGGGAGGCCGTCCCCGTTTCATGGGATCCCCCGACGGAGATCTGCCGGGATCTGTTTTTCCCGATCTCCCATTCGCATGGCGCGCCATCCGGCCCCACCTCGCTGCGGATTCTGGAGCTGATCGGATGGGACCGCGAGGATCCGCAAGCGCCGCTGCTGCGCCACCCCGGACCATGGATTTTCAAGGTGCCCTGAAAAGCCCGGGGATCCCTGCTTCCAGCGGAATGGAAGCGCCCATTACCCGCCCAGCGCTCGACGGATCTCCGCCGCGACCTCGGGGAGCGGGCGCTCCCGGCGCACCACCGGCGGCCGGGCCAGCCGCAGCCCATCCCCCACCCAGCGGGGGATCACATGCACGTGCAGATGGAAGATCTCCTGCCCGCCGGCCCGCCCGTTGCTCTGCACGAGATTCAGGCCATCCGGGGCCAGCGCCTGACGGATCGCCCGGGCCACCCGGACCGCCGTGCGCATCACGGCCGCGGCGTCCTCCTCGTCGATCTCAAAGATGGTCTCCGCATGGCGCTTGGGGATGACCAGGGTGTGACCCGGATTCGCCGGGTTGATGTCCAGGAAGGCCATCGTCCGCTCGTCCTCGTAGACGATCTCCGCCGGCTGCCGGCGCGCTACGATGGCGCAGAAGATGCATGCGTCCATGCCCGCTCCCCCCAGGGGAAGATGCGTCCTCGCTCTCCATTTTTACCCGCCTCCCTGCGCCCCGCCAAGCATGCCGGGGAACTCTCCCATGGCCCGGGAATGCGGTCGGGGCGGACATCCCCATCGTTACGCCCCGCCTCTCCCTCTCACCGTTGATTTCCCCGCCCAGACCTCTCGATGTAAAAAGAAAGCTGAAGAAACGATCGGTCTTCTCCTGTCGCCGTATCCCATTCCCGATGCTGGATCTCTCCCGTCAGGAGATCTATCGGGCTCGCTATCGGGCGCAACGGCCGGGCTGGCGGCCTGCCGGGGAGGTCTTCAACGCCCTGCTGGAGCCGCTCCTCGCCCCGGCCGTCCGGGCGCTGGACGCTGGATGCGGCCGGTTCGGGGTCCTGGGCCGCTTTCAGGATCGAGTAGGCCTGGCGGTCGGGGTGGACAGGGATTTCCCCTCCCTGCGGGAGAACCCGATTCTCTCGCTTCGCGTTCAGGCCCGGCTGGAAGCGCTGCCGTTCGCGGGGGGCGCCTTCGATCTGATCCTCTGCACCTGGGTGATCGAACATCTCCCGGAACCGGAGCGGGCTTTTCAGGAAATGGCTCGTGCCCTGAAGCCCGGAGGCCATCTCCTCCTGCTGACTCCGAACGCGCGCCATCCCCTGATGATCCTGGGGCGCTGGATCCCCCCGCCATGGCGGCCTGCTCTGGTGCAGCGCCTTTACGGCCGCGCCCCCCAGGACATCTTCCCGGTCTTCTATCGCGCCAATACCCCCGGGAAGCTGCGCCGCCTCCTCCGCGAAGCCGGCCTGCGGGAGATCGCCTGGTTTGCGATCGAGGATCCCACCTACATGGCCTTCCATCCGCTGCTGTTCGCCCTGGCCGCTCTCTACGAGCGGCTCACCGCCTGGCCTCCGCTTCGCGGATGGCGCATCCACCTGGTGGGCCTGTTCCGGAAACCATGAACCCGCCGCGCGCGGCCATCGCTCCATATACGCCCGCCGTCGGCGCAATTGCCCATTCCCGCGGGCCTCTTTAAAATCTCCCTTTTGTATGGAGCCCACTCGCAAACGCGCGCCTGAAATCCCGACCGGAGGGATGCCACACGCCCTGGAACCGTCCCGTTGAATGAACGGCGCCGACTTGCGGGGGCGACTCCATTCCCTGATATGGCATTCCATACCATGGGAGGGTTCTCCATGCGGGAGCTCAGGTGGTGGCAGAAGGCGGTGTTCTATCAGATCTATCCGCGCAGCTTTGCCGACGCGAACGGAGACGGCATCGGAGACCTGGAGGGGATCCGCCGCCATCTGGATTACCTCCAGGATCTGGGGATCGAAGCCCTCTGGCTCTGTCCCCACTATCCCTCCCCCCTGGTGGATTGGGGCTATGATGTGGCGGACTACATGGACGTGGCCCCGGAATATGGCACCCTCACGGATTTCCGCCGTCTTCTGGATGAAGCGCACCGCCGCCACATCCGGGTGATCCTGGACCTGGTCCTCAATCACACCTCGGACCAGCATCCGTGGTTTCAGGAATCCCGAGCCGGGCGGGACAGCCCGAAACGGGACTGGTATATCTGGCGCGATGGGAAGAACGGCGGGCCGCCCAACAACTGGTATTCGATCTTCGGAGGCTCTGCCTGGGAATACGACCCGCGGACCGGTCAGTATTACTATCACTTCTTCTTCAAGGAGCAGCCGGACCTGAACTGGCGGAATCCGGCTGTGAAGCAGGCGATGTTCGATGTCGTCCGCTTCTGGCTGGATATGGGGGTGGACGGCTTCCGCCTGGATGCGGTGGGGACGATTTTCGAGGACCCCGCGCTCCCGGATCAGAACGCGCCTATGAGCTACCCGGAGTGGCTAAAGGCATGGAACGCCGCTTCGGATGAGGCGGAGCGCGAGCGCCTGTGGCGCATCCGACAGGAGATGTTCCGCTATCAGGAAGATCTGCCCGAGGTCCATGACCTGATGCGGGAGCTGCGCGCTCTGGTCAACACGTATGGAGATGTGGTCCTGGTGGGAGAGACGGAGGACCTGGCCTATTACGGGAATGGGGAGGACGAGCTGCACCTGGTGTTCAACTTCCCGCTGATGAAAGCCCCGCGCCTGACGCCGGCGGTGGTGCGCGCGAACCAGCGGGAGCGGCTGAGCGGCATGCCGGCAGGGGCCTGGCCGTGCAACACCATGGGCAACCACGATTTCTCCCGCGTCCTCAGCCGATACGGGGATGGCCGGCACGATCTCGAAATCGCCCGGATCGCCGCCGCGCTGATGCTGACCCTGCGCGGGACGCCGTTCCTCTACTACGGGGAAGAGATCGGCATGCGGGATCTGATCCTCACCGATCTCGCGCAATTCAAGGATCCCCTGGGCCGCTGGTGGTATCGCGTGGAGCGGGAGCTGTTCGGAACGCCCCATGAGGAGGCGGTGATCCGCGGGGCACGATTCGGCCGCGACAAGTGCCGAACCCCGATGCAATGGTCCCGGGCGCCGAACGCAGGCTTCTGCCCGCCGGGGGTGGCGCCGTGGCTTCCGGTGCACCCGAACTATCAGGAAGGGGTGAACGTGGCCGATCAGCTGGAGGATCCAGACTCGCTGCTCGCCTTCTACCGGCGCCTCATCCATCTGCGGCAGCGCACGCCCGCCCTGCTGGCCGGCGAATATGTGGCCCTGGCCGAGGATTCGGAGGAGGCGCTGGTCTTCCTGCGCCGGCTTCCGGAGGACGGCCAGGCCTGCCTGGTGGCGATGAACATGGGGGAGAGCCCGGCGCGCGTGAACGTCGATCTCCCGAACCGGGGCCGGTGTCTCTTTTCGACCCATCGGCAGGAAGGCCGGGAAGAGGCGCTCCGCGAGCTACGCCTGGCGCCCTTCGAGATCACGATCATGGAGCT
Above is a window of Thermoflexus sp. DNA encoding:
- a CDS encoding class I SAM-dependent methyltransferase encodes the protein MLDLSRQEIYRARYRAQRPGWRPAGEVFNALLEPLLAPAVRALDAGCGRFGVLGRFQDRVGLAVGVDRDFPSLRENPILSLRVQARLEALPFAGGAFDLILCTWVIEHLPEPERAFQEMARALKPGGHLLLLTPNARHPLMILGRWIPPPWRPALVQRLYGRAPQDIFPVFYRANTPGKLRRLLREAGLREIAWFAIEDPTYMAFHPLLFALAALYERLTAWPPLRGWRIHLVGLFRKP
- a CDS encoding alpha-glucosidase, with product MRELRWWQKAVFYQIYPRSFADANGDGIGDLEGIRRHLDYLQDLGIEALWLCPHYPSPLVDWGYDVADYMDVAPEYGTLTDFRRLLDEAHRRHIRVILDLVLNHTSDQHPWFQESRAGRDSPKRDWYIWRDGKNGGPPNNWYSIFGGSAWEYDPRTGQYYYHFFFKEQPDLNWRNPAVKQAMFDVVRFWLDMGVDGFRLDAVGTIFEDPALPDQNAPMSYPEWLKAWNAASDEAERERLWRIRQEMFRYQEDLPEVHDLMRELRALVNTYGDVVLVGETEDLAYYGNGEDELHLVFNFPLMKAPRLTPAVVRANQRERLSGMPAGAWPCNTMGNHDFSRVLSRYGDGRHDLEIARIAAALMLTLRGTPFLYYGEEIGMRDLILTDLAQFKDPLGRWWYRVERELFGTPHEEAVIRGARFGRDKCRTPMQWSRAPNAGFCPPGVAPWLPVHPNYQEGVNVADQLEDPDSLLAFYRRLIHLRQRTPALLAGEYVALAEDSEEALVFLRRLPEDGQACLVAMNMGESPARVNVDLPNRGRCLFSTHRQEGREEALRELRLAPFEITIMELLRSE
- a CDS encoding HIT family protein, giving the protein MDACIFCAIVARRQPAEIVYEDERTMAFLDINPANPGHTLVIPKRHAETIFEIDEEDAAAVMRTAVRVARAIRQALAPDGLNLVQSNGRAGGQEIFHLHVHVIPRWVGDGLRLARPPVVRRERPLPEVAAEIRRALGG